The following are from one region of the Halogeometricum sp. S3BR5-2 genome:
- a CDS encoding Sec-independent protein translocase subunit TatA/TatB encodes MYQIVPLFPGIPGGPELLIVLLVLVLLFGANKIPKLARSTGQAMGEFQRGRNEIEEELKQMESTNDDEEDDETAASASTETASTSTATETTSTSTSSDSNSNSN; translated from the coding sequence ATGTACCAGATTGTCCCCCTGTTCCCGGGGATTCCAGGTGGGCCGGAGCTCCTCATCGTCCTGCTCGTCCTCGTGCTGCTGTTCGGGGCGAACAAGATTCCGAAGCTCGCTCGGTCCACGGGTCAGGCCATGGGCGAGTTCCAGCGCGGACGCAACGAAATCGAAGAAGAGCTCAAGCAGATGGAGAGCACGAACGACGACGAGGAAGACGACGAGACGGCGGCGTCCGCGTCGACGGAGACGGCGTCGACCTCGACCGCCACGGAGACGACGTCGACTTCGACGTCCTCGGACTCGAACTCCAACTCCAACTGA
- a CDS encoding mechanosensitive ion channel family protein: MSVGAVGVLQTGEMGLYELIGTVLRSIGVPNGVAEPLTRAIAFLVAFVVVYLLGRIFLFPIVDRVMDSRGLEAHAQKPLRRLLGVVVVFVAVTVAFGAARLPNFLQSLATIAAAATLAIGLAMQDVLQNFVAGVFIYTDRPFRIGDWIEWEGNSGIVEDISFRVTRVRTFDNELLTVPNSQLTDGVIKNPVAKDTLRLQVPFGIGYDDDIDAATEVIVGEAESHPDILDDPAPSVRLTELGDSSVVLTSRIWIPNPSRADFVKTKAEYVKRVKDGFDERDIDIPYPNRTLGGDLTVSGLREVGSSSDD, encoded by the coding sequence ATGAGCGTCGGGGCGGTCGGCGTCCTGCAGACCGGCGAGATGGGGCTGTACGAACTCATCGGGACGGTCCTCCGGAGTATCGGCGTTCCGAACGGGGTGGCCGAACCGCTCACGCGCGCAATCGCGTTTCTCGTCGCTTTCGTCGTCGTCTACCTCCTCGGTCGTATCTTCCTCTTTCCCATCGTCGACCGGGTGATGGACTCGCGGGGGCTCGAAGCGCACGCGCAGAAGCCGCTGCGACGACTGCTCGGCGTGGTCGTCGTCTTCGTCGCCGTCACCGTCGCGTTCGGCGCCGCGAGGCTCCCGAACTTCCTGCAGTCGCTCGCGACCATCGCCGCGGCCGCGACGCTCGCCATCGGCCTCGCGATGCAGGACGTGCTCCAGAACTTCGTCGCCGGCGTGTTCATCTACACGGACCGGCCGTTCCGCATCGGCGACTGGATCGAGTGGGAGGGCAACTCCGGCATCGTCGAGGACATCAGCTTCCGCGTCACGCGCGTCCGCACGTTCGACAACGAACTGCTCACCGTGCCGAACTCCCAACTCACCGACGGCGTCATCAAGAACCCCGTCGCCAAGGACACATTGCGCCTACAGGTGCCGTTCGGCATCGGCTACGACGACGACATCGACGCCGCGACGGAGGTCATCGTCGGGGAGGCGGAGTCGCATCCGGACATCCTCGACGACCCCGCCCCGTCGGTCCGCCTGACCGAACTGGGCGACTCCTCGGTCGTTCTCACCTCGCGCATCTGGATACCGAACCCCTCGCGCGCCGACTTCGTGAAGACGAAAGCGGAGTACGTCAAGCGGGTCAAAGACGGATTCGACGAACGAGATATCGACATCCCGTACCCGAACCGCACGCTCGGCGGCGACCTCACGGTGTCCGGTCTGCGAGAAGTGGGAAGTTCGTCCGACGACTGA
- a CDS encoding redoxin domain-containing protein: MVDIGDEAPDFTVPLADGDVGTFTLSENLDEAPLVLAFFPAAFTSTCTTEMCTFRDRMDEFEAVDATVYGVSIDTPFTLNEFRRQNDLDFSLLSDSNRELVHAYDVATDFTSAGVRDVAKRAVFVVDGDGEVTYKWVSDDLGAEPDYEEVAAAADSARA; encoded by the coding sequence ATGGTCGATATCGGCGACGAGGCCCCCGATTTCACCGTTCCTCTCGCGGACGGCGACGTCGGGACGTTCACCCTCTCCGAGAACCTCGACGAGGCACCGCTCGTGCTCGCCTTCTTCCCGGCCGCGTTCACGAGTACGTGTACGACCGAGATGTGCACGTTCCGCGACCGCATGGACGAGTTCGAGGCGGTGGACGCGACGGTGTACGGCGTCAGCATCGACACCCCGTTCACCCTCAACGAGTTCCGGCGGCAGAACGACCTCGACTTTTCCCTCCTGAGCGACTCGAACCGCGAACTCGTCCACGCGTACGACGTGGCGACGGACTTCACCTCCGCGGGCGTCCGCGACGTCGCCAAGCGCGCGGTGTTCGTCGTCGACGGCGACGGCGAGGTGACGTACAAGTGGGTCAGCGACGACTTGGGCGCCGAACCCGACTACGAGGAAGTCGCGGCGGCCGCCGACTCCGCCCGCGCCTGA
- a CDS encoding tRNA (cytidine(56)-2'-O)-methyltransferase — MHAEPEVAVLRYGHRPGRDDRMTTHVGLTARALGADRVVFPDNAGQSKETVEDITDRFGGPFAVETTDAQKAFVRNWEGSVVHLTMYGERVQDVQEEIRAVHREEPLLVVVGGEKVPFEVYEEAEFNVGVTNQPHSEVAGLAVFLDRLFDGRELEREWADADRTVLPMETGKRVVDPSEVESVEADAEANASVDGGENADDA, encoded by the coding sequence ATGCACGCAGAACCCGAGGTCGCCGTCCTCCGGTACGGCCACAGACCGGGGCGCGACGACCGGATGACGACGCACGTCGGCCTCACGGCCCGCGCCCTCGGCGCGGACCGCGTCGTCTTCCCGGACAACGCCGGGCAGTCGAAGGAGACGGTCGAGGACATCACCGACCGGTTCGGCGGTCCGTTCGCCGTCGAGACCACGGACGCGCAGAAGGCGTTCGTCCGGAACTGGGAGGGGAGCGTCGTCCACCTGACGATGTACGGCGAACGCGTGCAGGACGTTCAAGAGGAGATCCGAGCGGTCCACCGCGAGGAACCGCTGCTCGTCGTCGTCGGCGGCGAGAAGGTGCCGTTCGAGGTGTACGAGGAGGCGGAGTTCAACGTCGGCGTGACGAACCAACCCCACTCGGAGGTGGCCGGCCTCGCGGTGTTCTTAGACCGCCTGTTCGACGGCCGCGAACTCGAACGAGAGTGGGCCGACGCCGACCGGACGGTGCTCCCGATGGAGACGGGAAAGCGCGTGGTCGACCCGAGCGAGGTCGAGTCCGTCGAGGCGGACGCGGAGGCGAACGCGAGCGTGGACGGCGGCGAGAACGCCGACGACGCCTGA
- a CDS encoding NAD-dependent epimerase/dehydratase family protein translates to MNLSGKRVVVTGGAGLVGSHLAAHLRDDNDVVVVDDLSKGTRERVPDGVEFVRADLTDADEVAEAITADVDVVFHFAAYTDTNYAQPRQMFEENTEMTYNVLERMDEVGVSNLAFTSSSTVYGEAPRPTPEDYAPLEPISVYGASKLADEGLLSTYAHSKDFTVWLFRFANIVGPKQRGNVIPDFIEKLLESPDSLTILGDGRQEKSYLHVEDCVRAISHVVENAEQSMNTYNLGTRTTTSVTTIADIVADVMDLDPEYEYTGGDRGWEGDVPRMRLSVEKLSALGWEADGSSDEAVRRAARELTEELRAEYAAADD, encoded by the coding sequence ATGAACCTCTCAGGGAAGCGAGTCGTCGTCACCGGCGGCGCGGGACTCGTCGGTTCGCACCTCGCAGCGCACCTCCGCGACGACAACGACGTGGTCGTCGTCGACGACCTCTCGAAGGGCACGCGCGAACGCGTCCCCGACGGCGTCGAATTCGTGCGGGCCGACCTGACCGACGCCGACGAGGTGGCCGAGGCCATCACCGCGGACGTCGACGTCGTCTTCCACTTCGCCGCCTACACGGACACGAACTACGCCCAGCCCCGACAGATGTTCGAGGAGAACACCGAGATGACGTACAACGTCCTCGAACGCATGGACGAGGTCGGCGTCTCGAACCTCGCCTTTACCTCCTCCTCTACGGTCTACGGCGAGGCGCCGCGGCCGACGCCCGAGGACTATGCCCCCCTCGAACCAATCAGCGTCTACGGCGCCTCGAAACTCGCCGACGAGGGCCTGCTCTCCACGTACGCCCACTCGAAGGACTTCACCGTCTGGCTGTTCCGCTTCGCCAACATCGTCGGTCCGAAGCAACGGGGGAACGTCATCCCCGATTTCATCGAGAAACTGCTCGAAAGCCCCGACAGCCTCACCATCCTCGGCGACGGCCGCCAGGAGAAGTCCTACCTCCACGTCGAGGACTGCGTGCGCGCCATCTCCCACGTCGTCGAGAACGCCGAGCAGTCGATGAACACGTACAACCTCGGCACGCGGACGACCACCTCCGTGACCACCATCGCCGACATCGTCGCGGACGTGATGGACCTCGACCCCGAGTACGAGTACACCGGCGGCGACAGGGGCTGGGAGGGCGACGTGCCGCGGATGCGCCTCTCCGTCGAGAAACTGTCCGCCCTCGGCTGGGAGGCCGACGGCTCCAGCGACGAGGCGGTGCGGCGGGCGGCGCGCGAACTGACCGAGGAACTCCGCGCCGAGTACGCCGCCGCGGACGACTGA
- a CDS encoding glycosyltransferase, producing MQSVAAFTDTYLPTVNGVSYTVQTWRDRWRERGGRMDVVFPGTDDYAPETGEYPVRSVSFPFYDGFRLGVPRVPSRVEDVDVVHAHTPFALGLSGLRLARRENRPFVASYHTPTGEYADYLTSREPFERRIESLSERYERWFFGRADAVLCPSTDARDHLRDEVGVDEGLTVLSNGVDTERFAPVGDAAVADFRERHDLPDGPLVGYTGRHGFEKNLDEFVRAAAGIDATVVFGGDGPARGELESLATDVGLDARFLGFLPREDLPAFYSALDAFVFPSPVETQGLVALEANACGTPVVGADAGALSDTVVDGVTGYHYPLGDVEACRKAIRRVLDEREALSDSCLDRREELGVDRAVDELASLYDRVVDEKGT from the coding sequence ATGCAGTCGGTCGCAGCGTTCACGGACACGTACCTCCCCACCGTCAACGGCGTCTCCTACACCGTGCAGACGTGGCGGGACCGCTGGCGGGAGCGCGGCGGCCGGATGGACGTGGTGTTCCCCGGCACCGACGACTACGCCCCCGAGACCGGCGAGTACCCCGTCCGCAGCGTCTCGTTTCCCTTCTACGACGGGTTCCGACTCGGCGTCCCGCGCGTCCCGAGTCGCGTCGAGGACGTGGACGTGGTCCACGCGCACACCCCGTTCGCGCTCGGCCTCTCGGGGCTCCGCCTCGCCCGGCGCGAGAACCGGCCGTTCGTCGCCTCCTACCACACGCCGACCGGTGAGTACGCCGACTACCTCACCTCGCGGGAGCCGTTCGAGCGCCGCATCGAGTCGCTCTCGGAGCGCTACGAGCGCTGGTTCTTCGGCCGCGCCGACGCCGTCCTCTGCCCCAGCACGGACGCCCGCGACCACCTCCGCGACGAGGTGGGCGTCGACGAGGGGCTGACCGTCCTCTCGAACGGCGTCGACACCGAGCGGTTCGCCCCCGTCGGCGACGCCGCGGTCGCCGATTTCCGCGAGCGACACGACCTGCCGGACGGTCCCCTCGTCGGCTACACGGGCCGGCACGGCTTCGAGAAGAACCTCGACGAGTTCGTCCGCGCCGCCGCCGGCATCGACGCGACGGTAGTCTTCGGCGGTGACGGCCCCGCCCGCGGGGAGTTGGAGTCGCTGGCGACGGACGTGGGTCTCGACGCGCGCTTCCTCGGATTCCTCCCGCGCGAGGACCTGCCGGCGTTCTACTCGGCGCTGGACGCGTTCGTGTTCCCGAGCCCCGTCGAGACGCAGGGGCTCGTCGCCCTGGAGGCCAACGCCTGCGGGACGCCCGTCGTCGGCGCCGACGCGGGGGCGCTCTCGGACACCGTCGTCGACGGCGTGACGGGGTATCACTACCCGCTCGGCGACGTCGAGGCCTGCCGGAAGGCGATACGCCGCGTGCTCGACGAACGCGAGGCGCTGTCGGACTCCTGTCTGGACCGCCGCGAGGAACTCGGCGTCGACCGCGCCGTCGACGAACTCGCGTCGCTGTACGACCGGGTCGTCGACGAAAAAGGAACCTAA
- a CDS encoding SDR family NAD(P)-dependent oxidoreductase produces MSSTGAEAPRLDGRTAVVTGGTDGIGFETARRLAARGARVVVTGRDPAKGGRAAVALREAATGDGDAAFLAADFASQAEVRDLAARLDEEVDRLDIFVSNAGAWFADPELTDDGVEETFAVNHLAPFLLVNLLSERLRETAAEAGEARVVVVSSELHRNARMAFRKLRSVHDVTGRGAYARSKLANVLFTVEAAERLRGTGVTANCLHPGAVLGTSLSREYGGAVRAAVSVLGSLPDSVTSRFAKSVAEGAETPVYLAASPEVEGVTGEYFVDRAVERPSATARDERTRRRLWTVSADLTDLSPDEQIPPRSADGAEWAAGAGTETGAGTGTGTPSGNRSQ; encoded by the coding sequence ATGTCCTCCACGGGCGCCGAGGCGCCGCGACTCGACGGGCGGACGGCCGTCGTCACCGGCGGGACCGACGGCATCGGGTTCGAGACGGCCCGCCGACTCGCCGCCCGCGGCGCGCGCGTGGTCGTCACCGGCCGCGACCCGGCGAAGGGCGGCCGGGCCGCCGTCGCCCTGCGCGAGGCGGCCACCGGTGACGGCGACGCCGCCTTCCTCGCGGCCGATTTCGCCTCGCAGGCCGAGGTCAGGGACCTCGCCGCGCGACTCGACGAGGAGGTGGACCGACTCGACATCTTCGTGAGCAACGCGGGCGCGTGGTTCGCCGACCCGGAACTGACCGACGACGGCGTCGAGGAGACGTTCGCGGTGAACCACCTCGCGCCGTTCCTCCTCGTGAACCTCCTCTCCGAGCGCCTGCGCGAGACGGCCGCCGAGGCGGGCGAGGCGCGGGTCGTCGTCGTCTCCTCGGAACTGCACCGGAACGCCCGCATGGCGTTCCGAAAGCTCCGTTCGGTCCACGACGTCACCGGCCGCGGCGCGTACGCCCGGTCGAAACTGGCGAACGTGCTGTTCACCGTCGAGGCCGCCGAGCGCCTGCGCGGGACGGGCGTGACGGCCAACTGCCTCCACCCCGGCGCGGTGCTCGGCACGTCGCTCTCGCGGGAGTACGGCGGGGCCGTCCGGGCGGCCGTCTCCGTGCTCGGAAGCCTGCCCGACTCGGTCACCTCGCGGTTCGCTAAGAGCGTCGCCGAGGGCGCCGAGACCCCCGTCTACCTTGCCGCCTCGCCCGAAGTCGAGGGCGTCACGGGCGAGTACTTCGTCGACCGCGCGGTCGAACGGCCGTCGGCGACGGCGCGGGACGAGCGCACCCGGCGGCGACTGTGGACGGTCAGCGCCGACCTGACGGACCTCTCGCCCGACGAACAGATACCGCCGCGGTCCGCCGACGGCGCGGAGTGGGCGGCGGGGGCGGGAACGGAGACCGGGGCGGGGACGGGGACGGGGACGCCGAGCGGGAATCGCTCGCAGTAG
- a CDS encoding HD domain-containing protein: MAHVTDDIGREYDPDADHSFPDEKLNEVLPTLLDDPEVKTYLKAQNVNAVTRKGYNDHGEKHIEIVRNRALRLYDLLKSGGVEFNGASQQGLEEEDEAVIVALAATLHDIGHVVHRDEHAYYSIPLAADLLDRFLPQFYDTSEVVRVKAEVLHAILCHHTEEDPLTTEAGVIRVSDALDMERGRSRIPYEKGGRGINTLSSQAIDSVTLKSGDDKPVLVEIEMVNAAGVYQVDNLLKAKLHKSLLEDYIRIVAVNTKAEDQLVERIEL; the protein is encoded by the coding sequence ATGGCTCACGTAACCGACGACATCGGTCGGGAGTACGACCCCGACGCGGACCACAGTTTTCCGGACGAGAAGCTCAACGAAGTCCTCCCGACGCTCCTCGACGACCCCGAGGTGAAGACGTACCTGAAGGCCCAGAACGTCAACGCGGTCACCCGAAAAGGGTACAACGACCACGGCGAGAAGCACATCGAAATCGTTCGCAACCGCGCGCTCCGACTGTACGACCTGCTGAAGAGCGGCGGCGTCGAGTTCAACGGCGCCTCCCAGCAGGGACTCGAAGAGGAGGACGAGGCCGTCATCGTCGCCCTCGCGGCGACGCTCCACGACATCGGCCACGTCGTCCACCGCGACGAGCACGCCTACTACTCGATTCCGCTCGCGGCGGACCTGCTGGACCGCTTCCTCCCGCAGTTCTACGACACCTCCGAGGTCGTCCGGGTGAAGGCGGAGGTGCTCCACGCCATCCTCTGTCACCACACCGAGGAGGACCCCCTCACGACCGAGGCGGGCGTCATCCGCGTCTCCGACGCCTTGGACATGGAGCGCGGTCGGTCGCGCATCCCCTACGAGAAGGGCGGCCGCGGCATCAACACGCTGTCGAGTCAGGCGATAGACAGCGTGACGCTGAAATCGGGCGACGACAAGCCCGTCCTCGTGGAGATAGAGATGGTGAACGCCGCGGGCGTCTATCAGGTCGACAACCTCCTGAAGGCGAAGCTCCACAAGTCGCTGCTCGAAGACTACATCCGCATCGTCGCCGTCAACACGAAGGCCGAGGACCAACTCGTCGAGCGCATCGAACTCTAA
- a CDS encoding YhbY family RNA-binding protein, whose translation MGNQDLRKEAHDLDVTVWVGKSGIGAVEEELSDQLRERDLVKVKFLRSARAGSTVEELTEELAERVDADVVETRGNTGVVHR comes from the coding sequence ATGGGTAATCAGGACCTCCGCAAGGAGGCGCACGACCTCGACGTGACCGTCTGGGTCGGCAAGAGCGGCATCGGCGCCGTCGAGGAGGAGCTATCGGACCAACTGCGGGAACGGGACCTCGTGAAGGTGAAGTTCCTCCGGTCGGCGCGTGCCGGGTCGACGGTGGAGGAACTGACCGAGGAACTCGCAGAGCGCGTGGACGCGGACGTCGTCGAGACGCGCGGCAACACCGGCGTCGTTCACAGATGA
- a CDS encoding DUF2797 domain-containing protein, which produces MQFVGYDTSGPGLFLASDGDVEYVSLDPGTDLAYTLGDRHCAGLTTDDGHDFCENDGAPYCRDHRSTWVCAKCTGTCLKDEMDCHDPHAVYLAAFAPDVFKVGVTKEWRLETRLREQGADRGAHVRTVADGRVAREIEAGLAEEIPDRVRVPTKRDGLHLAVDDGAWESLLSEFDVLSEFEFDYGLALDARPVAETVATGTVRGVKGRLLVLDRGGSTYAVDLRDLVGHEVTAGATTRDLQSSLGAWG; this is translated from the coding sequence GTGCAGTTCGTCGGCTACGACACCTCCGGACCGGGCCTGTTTCTCGCCAGCGACGGCGACGTGGAGTACGTCTCGCTGGACCCCGGAACCGACCTCGCCTACACGCTCGGCGACCGCCACTGCGCGGGTCTGACGACCGACGACGGACACGATTTCTGTGAAAACGACGGCGCTCCCTACTGCCGCGACCACCGGTCGACGTGGGTGTGCGCGAAGTGCACCGGCACCTGCCTCAAAGACGAGATGGACTGCCACGACCCTCACGCCGTCTACCTCGCGGCGTTCGCGCCCGACGTGTTCAAGGTGGGCGTGACGAAGGAGTGGCGACTGGAGACGCGCCTGCGCGAACAGGGCGCCGACCGCGGGGCGCACGTCCGGACCGTCGCCGACGGTCGCGTCGCCCGCGAGATAGAGGCCGGACTCGCCGAGGAGATTCCCGACCGAGTTCGGGTGCCGACGAAACGCGACGGCCTCCACCTCGCCGTCGACGACGGCGCGTGGGAGTCGCTGCTCTCGGAGTTCGACGTGCTCTCGGAGTTCGAGTTCGACTACGGCCTCGCTCTCGACGCCCGACCGGTCGCCGAGACGGTCGCCACCGGCACCGTTCGCGGCGTCAAGGGTCGCCTGCTCGTCCTCGACCGCGGAGGCAGCACCTACGCCGTCGACCTCCGGGACCTCGTGGGCCACGAGGTGACCGCCGGAGCGACGACGCGCGACCTGCAGTCGAGTCTCGGTGCGTGGGGCTGA
- a CDS encoding ribonuclease P protein component 4: MSIAEERIERLHGLAREAAADGEFDRSREYVRLARRLAERNRCGVPKGLQRSSCDACDVYLRPGRNARVRVHRGRVVVRCLDCGATKRHPIE; the protein is encoded by the coding sequence ATGAGCATCGCGGAGGAGCGCATCGAGCGCCTGCACGGACTCGCCCGCGAGGCCGCGGCCGACGGCGAGTTCGACCGCTCGCGGGAGTACGTCCGCCTCGCGCGCCGCCTCGCCGAGCGGAACCGCTGCGGGGTCCCGAAGGGGCTCCAGCGGTCGTCGTGCGACGCCTGCGACGTCTACCTTCGCCCCGGCCGAAACGCGCGCGTCCGGGTCCACCGCGGGCGCGTCGTCGTCCGCTGTCTCGACTGCGGCGCGACGAAGCGCCATCCCATCGAGTGA
- a CDS encoding transcription factor translates to MAFEGLLNDPVIQKYLHELVGPTGMPVAAAPPDGEVTDEELAEELGLELNDVRRALFILYENDLASYRRVRDEDSGWLTYLWTFHYENIPENLEEEMYRLLEALEDRLEYERTHEFYLSEPAGIRFEFSEAMELGFQCPETGAPLEPMENDDMVEGMERRIEELRDELNVEATPH, encoded by the coding sequence ATGGCTTTTGAAGGGCTGCTGAACGACCCTGTCATCCAGAAGTACCTCCACGAGTTGGTAGGACCGACGGGGATGCCGGTCGCGGCCGCGCCGCCGGACGGCGAGGTCACCGACGAGGAGTTGGCCGAGGAGTTGGGCCTCGAACTGAACGACGTTCGCCGAGCGCTCTTCATCCTGTACGAGAACGACCTCGCGTCCTACCGCCGGGTGCGCGACGAGGACTCCGGATGGCTCACCTACCTGTGGACGTTCCACTACGAGAACATCCCGGAGAACCTCGAAGAGGAGATGTACCGCCTCCTCGAAGCGCTCGAGGACCGACTGGAGTACGAGCGGACCCACGAGTTCTACCTCTCGGAACCCGCGGGCATCCGCTTCGAGTTCTCCGAGGCGATGGAACTCGGCTTCCAGTGCCCCGAGACGGGCGCGCCGCTGGAACCGATGGAGAACGACGACATGGTCGAGGGGATGGAGCGACGCATCGAGGAGCTGCGCGACGAACTGAACGTCGAGGCGACGCCGCACTGA
- a CDS encoding glycosyltransferase, with product MSLRALNYLELESQLERSGIGTAARQQRAALSRTDVEVITSPWRGGSLPRAALSAATGRGAFADFDVAHCNLIGPGTVAVARHAKSEGIPLVLHTHVTREDFAESFRGSGAIAPALGRYLKWFYSQADLVLCPSEYTKSVLESYPVDAPIRPITNGVDVDALAGFEDLRAEYRERYDLEGMVVFAVGNVFERKGLTAFCELAEETEYDFAWFGTVDDGPHASETVKRWTRNPPENVTFTGWVDDIRGAFGAGDVFCFPAKVENQGIVVLEAMACGKAVVLRDIPVFDEFYTHGEDCLKCSTRAEFRRALELLERDPDLRRRLGENARETAAEHGLDRVGERLEATYEALAEGRLPA from the coding sequence GTGAGCCTCCGCGCGCTGAACTACCTCGAACTCGAATCGCAACTGGAGCGCAGCGGCATCGGCACCGCGGCGAGACAGCAGCGCGCCGCCCTCTCGCGCACCGACGTGGAGGTCATCACCAGCCCGTGGCGCGGCGGGAGCCTCCCGCGGGCCGCGCTGTCGGCGGCGACGGGCCGCGGCGCGTTCGCCGACTTCGACGTCGCTCACTGCAACCTCATCGGCCCCGGAACCGTCGCCGTCGCCCGCCACGCCAAGAGCGAGGGGATTCCGTTGGTCCTCCACACGCACGTCACGCGCGAGGATTTCGCGGAGTCGTTCCGCGGGTCCGGCGCGATAGCGCCCGCGCTCGGCCGCTACCTGAAGTGGTTCTACTCGCAGGCGGACCTCGTGCTCTGCCCCTCCGAGTACACGAAGTCGGTGCTGGAATCCTACCCCGTCGACGCGCCGATTCGCCCGATAACGAACGGCGTCGACGTCGACGCGCTGGCCGGGTTCGAGGACCTGCGCGCGGAGTACCGCGAGCGCTACGACTTGGAGGGGATGGTCGTCTTCGCCGTCGGCAACGTCTTCGAGCGGAAGGGGCTGACGGCGTTCTGCGAACTCGCCGAGGAGACGGAGTACGACTTCGCGTGGTTCGGCACCGTCGACGACGGCCCCCACGCCAGCGAGACCGTGAAGCGCTGGACGCGGAATCCCCCCGAGAACGTCACGTTCACCGGCTGGGTCGACGACATCCGGGGAGCCTTCGGCGCCGGCGACGTGTTCTGCTTCCCCGCGAAAGTCGAGAATCAGGGCATCGTCGTCCTCGAGGCGATGGCCTGCGGGAAGGCCGTCGTCCTCCGCGACATCCCCGTCTTCGACGAGTTCTACACGCACGGCGAGGACTGCCTGAAGTGCTCGACGCGCGCGGAGTTCCGCCGCGCCTTGGAACTGCTCGAACGCGACCCGGACCTGCGGCGGCGACTGGGCGAGAACGCCCGAGAGACGGCGGCCGAGCACGGTCTGGACCGCGTCGGCGAGCGACTCGAAGCGACGTACGAGGCGCTCGCGGAGGGTCGGCTGCCGGCGTGA
- a CDS encoding DoxX family membrane protein gives MLNRLLFIFARIAFGAKFARDGYDNLASTDDMVAYADSVGVPFASVLVPVASFLLFAGGILLALGLAPLLGVVAIATFLLGVTPQMHDFWNMEGDQRDEELDAFLRNASFLGAAVAFAVAMRERKANLN, from the coding sequence ATGCTCAACCGCCTTCTGTTCATCTTCGCACGGATCGCCTTCGGGGCGAAGTTCGCCCGCGACGGCTACGACAACCTCGCGAGTACCGACGACATGGTCGCCTACGCCGACAGCGTCGGCGTTCCGTTCGCGAGCGTCCTCGTTCCGGTCGCGAGTTTCCTGCTGTTCGCCGGCGGCATCCTCCTCGCACTCGGACTCGCGCCGCTCCTGGGCGTCGTGGCCATCGCCACCTTCCTCCTCGGCGTGACGCCGCAGATGCACGACTTCTGGAACATGGAAGGTGACCAGCGAGACGAGGAACTCGACGCGTTCCTCCGCAACGCCTCCTTCCTCGGCGCCGCCGTCGCCTTCGCCGTCGCGATGCGCGAGCGCAAGGCGAACCTGAACTGA
- a CDS encoding DUF2110 family protein, with protein sequence MVVLATKCYVEGDARERALDSLDSLIRNDVGELDVTWDIGVRDDGFVSVTVTGDDATAARNLLGEEWGEVTPHLTEGETYVGTLDSWDEDGFVLDVGFHNHVRISTEGLGLGTGSPTQIRDRFGIVQHTPLAFVYDEDGSSLADETRDRLYGWTREEGRSGRVNVNSATRGEVRATVNRAGHAEDIVTVERLGLLEQSIVCPEGTDPPGLLASIGKYLPSELKCVLT encoded by the coding sequence ATGGTCGTCCTCGCCACGAAGTGCTACGTCGAAGGCGACGCGCGGGAACGCGCCCTCGACAGCCTCGACTCGCTCATCCGCAACGACGTGGGCGAACTGGACGTGACGTGGGATATCGGCGTCCGCGACGACGGCTTCGTCTCCGTCACCGTGACGGGCGACGACGCCACGGCCGCGCGGAACCTCCTCGGGGAGGAGTGGGGCGAGGTGACCCCGCACCTGACCGAGGGCGAGACGTACGTCGGCACCCTCGACTCGTGGGACGAGGACGGCTTCGTCCTCGACGTCGGCTTCCACAACCACGTCCGCATCTCGACGGAGGGACTCGGCCTCGGCACCGGGTCGCCGACGCAGATTCGCGACCGCTTCGGCATCGTCCAGCACACGCCGCTGGCGTTCGTCTACGACGAGGACGGCTCCAGCCTCGCCGACGAGACGCGGGACCGCCTGTACGGGTGGACCCGCGAGGAGGGGCGGAGCGGCCGCGTGAACGTCAACAGCGCCACCCGCGGGGAGGTCCGCGCGACGGTCAACCGCGCGGGGCACGCCGAGGACATCGTCACCGTCGAGCGCCTCGGCCTCCTCGAACAGAGCATCGTCTGTCCGGAGGGCACCGACCCGCCGGGCCTCCTCGCCAGCATCGGCAAGTACCTCCCCTCCGAACTCAAGTGCGTCCTCACCTGA